taaaatatcaaaaatattatattaaattgcagAGTAACAAAAAACccatatttattaatgcataATATTGTAGATCCTTTAAATTGCGTGCACCGTAAATTTCATGTCTGCAGTAGtgttaatattcaataaatacaataatatacaaaatactcaACGTATAAATAGCAATAACAggaattagtttaatttatgataatgaaattaaagctGATTTCAGTCAGAGGGTGCAGATTCAGAATGAATTTTATAGTCTGAGTATTTGTCAGACAGAATGGATTTGGTTTCGTCATGATCCGCTCTGCCCAAAGTCTGAGAGTGACCAGAGATTTTAATGAAACGTTTCTCCAAATTATGATCTATAGTTCCACCTCCCAAGCATTGAGTGCAAAGATTTTTGGTAGCTGCTTCCTTTCGCAGCGCATCGTAAAtttttactaaaaattaatttaatattgcgCTATAAAATCGGTACCCCAATACTTAGTTATACTTACGATGGTATTTAGCTGAACTCACAGCACGAATCACCGTCTTAGCATGAGCTTCCTCACCATGAATATATACTTTggctaaaatatatttgagtttCCCAACTCCCATCTTAATCTCCGGAAAGCCAACAAGTTTCGACACCTGATCAGGGCAGCAGAAGTTGCGTGTAGCTAAGATTCTTAATATTTAGTTGAGATCCAGATGGATATGGAAACCGCAGCTTACCACAAAGGGTTGGTCTCCATGTGGGAACAATTAATTTTCGAAACATGTccataacaaaataattttgaaatatataatatatagaactTGTTTCCTATTGAAATTTAGTCAATTGACTGaagcaaatgaatttcaaaaacaTATTGATCCTACTGAAATTCTTGGCTTGCTGTGTCAGCACTATTTGTAAAGGTTAGaaataatttagatttaagaataatatatatattaaataattcatttttaattcgCAATTCGCAGGGCTTCGAAGGTCACGAGTCGATTACAATAAAGCATGGCAAATCCAACTAACTATTGATATTGCATAAAATAGTAGTTGCATGTCTCAACAAGTTACGCAAACATTTCGTAAAAATAATCCCACaacaagcaattaaaaaaaaaacacaaatatatatagaacgagtctactcaaaatatatattaaactaGAAGAACATGACGAAGCTTCAAGTAATTGTTCATCCAGTAAGGAAAGAATTTCGACGTAAACGTTGCGGCTTTGATCATGATACTCCCGATGATTTTGTCAAGTCCCAGGTAAGACTGCTTTTGTAACtattcaacaaatttgtaagTAAAATACTTAAGGATATAAGTACAACTTAACTATTAGAATTGTTATTAGTAATGTGAGTTAATAATTGGAATTTCAACTAATTGGAACTAAACAAGTAAGCTACAGTCGGGTGtggtcgactgtgagatacccgctaaccattttaaataaaagcaaaatactgtggtattattattaaaatatacaaaaaatatttggtatatcgatatagtaatTCATTCGATGTACCATAGACGTCTaagtataccagattgttagtcAAAGCAGCTATGATAAAACCGGATTGCAGTAAGCGTAAATTACCATACAGAAGTATAGTAAATaccttcgacaatttttatccgatcgtaATAAAATTCTCAGAAATCACTAATACTACATCTTTTATTGTCTGTACCAAAATTGAGCATCAAaattgttattcgatttgcgAGGTAAAAACAGGTTGTGACAATAATTTGGGATTATAAGTGTTGTGGAATAACTTtcgagatctaggtgttcatacggaagGACGGACAGGCGGGCATGACTATatcatctcggctgttgacgctgatcaagaatatatatactttaaagggTCGGCGATGCCTCCttatgttacatacatttcctgctgtCACAACGCTATAataccctatgggtatcgggtataaagATATAGTAGTATGGCAATTTTTCGAAAAATAATCTATAAGCGGCCTTCCttcgaatgcgaatgtgggactgtttataatttgttaCATCCcgcaatttgcaaaattgcGATACAAAGTTGGGAAACTTTTAATATCATTATAAGTGTCCTTTTGATCGATACAGGTCGAACGTCGTTTATACTTCGTGTGTCTTCATTCTTTGCTTTACATAATCAAACGACCGAAACTGTGAGAAGTGGGCGTTGACCGTTGGCTGCTTTGAgccattttattgttttaccTTGAGCATATTTAATGGATTCTTTCATTCAAAGTATCAATAGAATGAGAGGTCACTTCGAGTACCTGGACTCGTACTATGGAAGGGCCTGCAGACACTCACTCGATTGTGCTGgcattgtaaattaaatagtttaaatattcataagcGGCAAACAGTCACTAACTGAAACCGTATTCTAGAACCGTGGGGTGCCAGGTAAAACAAAAAGACCTCATCGCGGCCACTTGactggcagtggcagtggtaGTGGGAGTGGGAGAGTCATAATCCCCACCCCAACCCTAACATATGTGtggatatagtactatatactCTTACGACTTAATATTCATACTTTGTTATTCCAAATTACAGTGGCAAACCTGTACAAAGAGCATGGCGTATTTATTCTATCGCTGGTTTATGGCTCTCTTCTTTATTGGCGTCGTCATCGAGTCCATGTGGCCCCAGGCCGATGATGAGACTAGCTACTGGCTTTACTTCATCTATATGACTAATTGGGGCATTTGGATGTGTATGTTAACCAATTTGCTTGGGGCCATACTGGTTACCATATGGCACTATCATCCAGAGTATTCGGGTAAGTACTTTAAATGAATACTCGAAACTCAGAGAATGATTTTTAACACATTCCATAGATAAACTTCTTAATATGGAGGCTTGGTTGAGTCCATTTCGAATTTACTGGAGCATGCATATTATAACGCTGGTACTATCAATAGTTATCACTATCATCTATTGGAGCATTCTTTATGATGGTAAGTTGTCGTTAATAATATCTccatgcaaatttcaaatttaacttAATGATTTGCCATTTGTAGCTAATGAAAGTGCATTGGATGCTACCAATGTTCTTACCCATGGCTTCAACTCGATTTGCATGTTCATCGACCTCTGGATTGTGGCCCATCCATTGCGATTACTTCACGCATTCCTCCCAGTCGTGTTCGGTGTTATCTATGCCATCTTTTcgtatatataccaaatgtgcGGCGGCATTAACAAGTGAGTGTTGCGggttaatcaaatttaaaattcgtaCTAATGACAATTTTGTTTAGGAAGGGGAAACCTTATATCTATCACGTGATTGACTGGAGTCAACCAAAAAATGCATTCATTACCGTCTTGGGAGTCCTGGTGCTCTCCTGCTGTATCTATGCCCTGCTCTTCGTCTTCTTCAAGCTGCGACTCTTCCTTTCACGCAGTTGCCGCCAGGGCAGCTTCGTGCTGCCAACGACGAGTAGCAAACAGTCTGGCAAGGCTGTCGATGACAAGCAGACAACGCAGAATGGTATTCAGCATTCGTCCTCAAGGATCTCCATGGTATTGGGCAACTATGCTGGATATGAGAATCAGGCCTATTCTCCAAGCACTGGAGATCCGGCTCCAAAGAATTAACTTGAATCTATAACTATGGGAAATATTGGGAGGGAGAGAGTCTATTGTCTAAGCTTTGTTGCAACTTTAGTCAATCTGTACAGTAGAATTTTGAACAAgtgatattatattatattgtagttaagcttaagcaaataaatgttacTTTGGCAAGGATCTTTTCTAAGTCCTTGGGTGTTTACTTTTCGCTatgtaaaaacaattaattgtcAATATTTGTTTCCAACTGAAAAACCCaaatatgcattaaaaatgtcataaaataatcaaaaccAGCAAACAGAACCTCCTTGTGGCAATTGTCGAATGGATAAAGAATGAATAATGTCCTCTTGCCTGGGAACTTTACAGTtgataatcaaaaattaatattgaggGACATTTTTCGAAAAGGTTAAATGATGGACAACCAAAGTTTTCATTCACCCTGAATGAAAggacttaaaaaaaatacaaaacaattgaGTCAGCTACAGTGAAGAAtgttcgactgtgaaatactcgatacatattttaagaaagtaCAAGAAACACAGTTGTTCTCATTgtttaactaaattatttgtttatgttaacATCTTTTTTATACatcaacgttttttttttaatattctgcTCATACTTTATATGCAGACTAACGCTTCAATTAATCGCAATTATAAACTTCTAAACTTAACAGTATAAAACGATAGTATTGCAAAAAAAGCTGACCTGTTGAATTCTCAATTATGTAGAGCAGCTGCAATCCATTTAAGTTATAGTATTCTGgttgcaaaattaattttttcttttaattgtgAGGCACAActtctaaatataaataaaaataataaataaaaccaagTTTATTTGAGCTCAAACATAATAACGGTAATCATCTCGTTCTGTCATCTATCATCTTTATCTATTCGCACTGAGCAAGAATAAAAACCCTTTATGTGTTCTGGATTCCTCCATGCTTGATACGATTAtttcctttccttttctttccttttatAGCACCCAGTTGCAAGAACAACAGTGGCCACATTAACGCGTTacgtaatttattaaaaaagaatgTCGAGGCGGTGTCAGCTCTAAAGCTGTTAAAAGTTGTTCATCAAACTCATTCAGTGCCTGAGAAATGGGTGAGAgctgtgtaaatattttacacaagTTACTAATCACCTTTGAATGACTACATTAACCCAAATTGTCCTAATAGACAAATCAATCGCTGCGACTCGCACCATTTCAAGTGTTCGAGaatctatttataatttagttgGCTTAACAATCCTATTAAGCATTAAAAAGCTATGCAAATACAGAGGAAGTTGTCCTTAGCTAATATATATTGCTTATCACAATATTAAGACATTCGAATAtcgaaattttaaagttttatttcaaCTCTTATCTGaagaaaaatcaattatataaaaatgtgcTTGACATTTATGAAAAgatgcaaaaattaaatcatttcaatAGCTATCGTCATACCCATTAATGTATCCTTAAGAGTTAAATTGAATGTTTTTGCGTATGtacaaaataagtaataatactttacttataataatcatataaaCTTTTAACTCGATTAATTAATCAGAGAGAGATACAAGTCTTCGGATTTGATAATTTCTTGTATCttgtttttaaagtaaataaaattcgtGAAAAtggatttgattttaattcaaCACGGGAAAATCGCCACATATGAATTCTTACAAAATAACAAGTTATTTAAAGGATtactttttcatattttgtagatttttaagaaaaatagtCGAAAACTggtttttaattgatatttcaaatacttaattttaataaacgcAAATGTTACTTCAGGGAAtcaaagcatacttttaggatcaCTGTAAAAATAACGAAACTTAGTTAACCAAATAATACAAACGATATTAGTTGCTTCCAGTTGTTGACGTTTACTTTAAgcataaacaattaaatacaatcaTGACTAACAGAGCGTCCCTTAAAAGTCGATTCACTATACACTTTCAAACTGAAGAATGACTTCTATTATGAAAGCAATTATCTAAAAAGAGTAACAGAAGGAAGTTCTAAGGCAGCTGATAAAGAATATTGCAGATGTCTTAAACCTAAAATCATTTGTATCAGTTAACTCTTTGAATGCCTTTAATGCGACCTTTTCAACACATTCACTCACAGTGTCCTTAATCACAGCTGCCCGTTTGTCGTTGTTGGGTCATTCTCCCCATTCATGCTGTCGAAGAATCAATTGACCCAGCTAGACGGTGGCGTTAAACTATTGATGgttactgttattgttgttgttgtggttgtctCTCTTATAGCTGGCTGTGTATTTAGTTTAACGTGTACCCTTAATTAAGCTTCCAAAAGCATTTAATAACCGAACGCCCAGTACGAACCCAAGGACGAGAAACACACGTGCTGCCAAGAAGAGGTTGAGTCACAAAGAGAATAACCATGGACAGACACAACAGTACATGACGATGGCGACAAGTTTGTGGTCAATGGGCTTAGCGAAGGATTAGAATTACGCATAAGCTACAAATTTGAGAACCTACTTATCTATTCGTACATACACACTCGTATGTACATACTATACTATTAGCCAGACTAGGCTAAGCTGGTTGGCCTGCCTTGACTTGTGATATGGGAACCAAACGCAGTCGCTGCGGTGGTTGTTGTCCTTGTCGACGGATTGACATGACATGTCGCAGGTTCCACAGGCAATAGGCACAAATTAGGCGTCGCATCTGTTTAGGTCCTGGATCGATATGTGAGTGTTTTGATCGATATGAGATTTCCTTGAGCTTTGAACTTCTTTTCATGTCCTTGTCGCGCCTATTGACCCCCGCATTGTGCTTCCCAGCTACCTCTCATCATTAGGACAAAGCAAAATCAATAGaagtttaattgaatatactTTGGAAATTTTGACAGCTGTCAATTGTCAATGCCAACTCAACGGTTCTATTCATCGTTAACTAACactataattaaaatcaatcaatagtgtgaaatattaattgaatgaCGATGGCACACAAACAACTCCCTCTTTCACCCCCACCGCCATCCCCACTCCCTTTGTCACCACCTCGATGCTCTCTTAGCCAAACCTCATTCCCTCTGACATACAAAAGAcatcaaatttcatttttcccATTTAAAGGCAACAACCACAAATCCCTACTTCCTCTTTGACCGAGTTTaccaattttgttttatggccTCGTCATGATGGTGCAATTTTCTATTCATCAAAAACGCATGAAATCCACTCATAACCGAACACTGACGATACTAGCATGAAGGTTAAAGCACAGGTGAAATGTTACTCCAGCCAACAGTGCAGATCATTTGAATAGGTCCAGCAAATACTATTAAAGTGCTTGAGAGACGACATGAGctgcatatattatatttattttattatactaaattctaattcttatttaattatgaTCAATctaactttattaattttaataagtaaAGAGTAAGGCCTTAAGaagataattattttatttgctctaTTAAGTTTAAGGTATTTTGAAAGTCTTTTATTGGagatacatttataaaatcaGGAAATAGGACAAGCAGAAGTTATCTCTTATAAAAATCCAGTGAACTATTTACATATACTCTTCATTAACGTCGCGTATCTACCAGGGATCGGATCTTAAAAGTTAATGAGGAAAATTTTGTACGAGAATAGGATCGGATCGCAGCTACACTGACTAAAATTTGTCGatgtatgttttgttttgtatttattgttattatagttaatatactatacatttaAGTGCAATAGGTATTTTCCCAAGAGTCGCATATAACATATCTTGGCCAAATATAAGTCATTTGGTCTGTAGAAACTGAtacatatttgtgtatatgttACCAGCATGAACAGCTGCAAGTCAAGGCAAAGCCATCGGGACAGTAGCAACGCAACAATGTAACATGACAGTGACAACaaccataataataacaacaactggaaTGGCCGGGAGTGGGACGAATTCTCGTACTTCAAAGATTAGTGAGAACTCACCAGGCTGGCCAGGACATTGTTTGGATTGTATAAACAAATGGCTGCCCATGAATGACACACTCGCATACTCGCATATATAGTAcaatgtatattaatttcgaAGAGCAACAATTCTATGTATTTGTGAGTGCGGGTAGGATAACTGGTTTTCCAGTGCCGAAGAAAATCCCGGGCCGAAGAATAATTGTGACAAAGTCAATTGAGCCACAGGACACGAATGCTCGTATGCATGTGAATCATGTGAACCACTGGAATTCATAAAGTATTCATTAATTGGAAACTCGCGCCAGCCACGCTGACGTTGCCGCTGACCAACTGAGGCCGCGACCACGACAAAATCCGAatcatttggcatatttgaaAGTCAGTTTCGTTTTGGACGTTCGGGCAGCAGAACATGCATGTTGCGTTGAAGAACCTGAATCTGAAAAGCACCAATCGCAGTCAGAAATCAGAAGTACACCACGCGCTGGAGACTATGGTAACGGACAGTTCCGATATAACCGGCGCTATGTAGTAAATTATTTCGCTGTGCGTGTTGGTTacgataaatatttatgtgtatcCCAGAGATACCgtacaataacaaacaaaaagctacaaatacaaaaaaacgaaacttgaattaaattgaaaaaaaaaagaattaagaGAAAAGAAACATAACATATTGCTATGTATGTACTTGTAGGTTAAATGAATGCAATGTAAGAAGATAATTCAAATcgtatgaatatatattcacACTGGCATCTAGTGGAAAGttccatttgattttttgttacCAGCTTTAACTTAAACACACATTATAAGTTCGTCAATTCTGCGGAAAATAGTGAAAATACAGCTAAAAAACATTGCGAAAAT
This window of the Drosophila albomicans strain 15112-1751.03 chromosome 2L, ASM965048v2, whole genome shotgun sequence genome carries:
- the LOC117578403 gene encoding protein rolling stone, with protein sequence MTKLQVIVHPVRKEFRRKRCGFDHDTPDDFVKSQWQTCTKSMAYLFYRWFMALFFIGVVIESMWPQADDETSYWLYFIYMTNWGIWMCMLTNLLGAILVTIWHYHPEYSDKLLNMEAWLSPFRIYWSMHIITLVLSIVITIIYWSILYDANESALDATNVLTHGFNSICMFIDLWIVAHPLRLLHAFLPVVFGVIYAIFSYIYQMCGGINKKGKPYIYHVIDWSQPKNAFITVLGVLVLSCCIYALLFVFFKLRLFLSRSCRQGSFVLPTTSSKQSGKAVDDKQTTQNGIQHSSSRISMVLGNYAGYENQAYSPSTGDPAPKN
- the LOC117563208 gene encoding sex-regulated protein janus-B is translated as MDMFRKLIVPTWRPTLCATRNFCCPDQVSKLVGFPEIKMGVGKLKYILAKVYIHGEEAHAKTVIRAVSSAKYHLKIYDALRKEAATKNLCTQCLGGGTIDHNLEKRFIKISGHSQTLGRADHDETKSILSDKYSDYKIHSESAPSD